A single region of the Pararhodospirillum photometricum DSM 122 genome encodes:
- a CDS encoding Rha family transcriptional regulator: protein MTQILPAPTVHVKDGIVFANSRDVADFFGKRHDHVLRDVDQVIENISSPNLGAPWFRQIVAFDEGANREIRSFDMTRDGFTLLVMGYTGPKAMEFKVRYIQQFNDMEESLRKPALPDLSDPVVLQTLILEQCSKRIEAERRADVAERKVEAASATVAAFDRIAGADNSMCVTDAAKTLQIRPKALFDWMSGHGWTYRRPGKAGWLAYQDKIQAGLLEHKVATVSRPDGTEKVAESVRVTGKGLAKLARAVPGAKAPTNGGLNLDAAE, encoded by the coding sequence ATGACGCAGATTCTACCAGCACCGACCGTCCACGTGAAGGACGGAATCGTTTTCGCCAACAGCCGCGACGTTGCGGACTTCTTCGGAAAGCGGCACGACCACGTCCTCCGGGACGTTGACCAAGTTATTGAAAACATTAGCTCCCCAAATCTGGGGGCCCCGTGGTTTCGGCAGATCGTGGCCTTTGACGAAGGTGCGAACCGCGAAATCCGGTCCTTCGACATGACCCGCGACGGCTTCACGCTGTTGGTCATGGGCTACACCGGCCCGAAGGCGATGGAGTTCAAGGTCCGCTATATCCAGCAGTTCAACGACATGGAGGAGTCCCTTCGCAAGCCTGCGCTCCCCGACCTGTCCGACCCGGTTGTTCTGCAAACCCTTATCCTGGAGCAGTGCTCCAAGCGCATCGAGGCCGAGCGCCGGGCCGACGTGGCCGAGCGGAAGGTTGAGGCGGCCTCAGCCACCGTTGCGGCCTTCGATCGGATCGCCGGGGCCGACAACTCCATGTGCGTCACCGATGCAGCGAAGACGCTTCAGATCCGGCCCAAGGCGCTCTTCGATTGGATGAGCGGGCATGGGTGGACGTATCGCCGCCCGGGCAAGGCGGGGTGGCTGGCCTACCAGGACAAGATCCAGGCCGGGTTGCTGGAGCATAAGGTCGCGACGGTTTCGCGGCCTGATGGGACGGAGAAAGTGGCGGAATCGGTTCGCGTGACCGGAAAGGGTCTCGCCAAGTTGGCCCGGGCGGTTCCAGGGGCCAAGGCGCCGACGAACGGCGGCTTGAACCTGGACGCGGCGGAGTGA